From a single Prosthecobacter algae genomic region:
- a CDS encoding c-type cytochrome domain-containing protein, translating to MKRVLFCLTFCWACGPLIQGATINFEKQLWPVLKDNCLACHNKTTTKGELNMETPALMIQGGENGKGIEAGQGEKSLIYLAAVGEWDSEMPPKNNKVGAVKLTSGELALLKQWIDEGALYSARQEKVIAWEPLPESYRPIYASAITADGRYAAAARGNQVTLYHLPTGTAMTRLTDEALLKSGLYQKPGVAHRDIVPAMTFSPDGSHLATGSFREVKIWRREESKPKPVNAPAALAETKFSLASTVADTVALMDKPTGQKLRDFKHGAAVSAFVLSADNQRLATAGADHQVKIWEVATGKLLLGIQGDLASAVTLMEKADAIAKTTSEAAWQTSAIAKAEKEGTDLAARLKKAKELADAARKEHEDKAKMLKPKQEAKVAADKARAETESLLAKVPEGKPDVALIQKNKEAGAKSETASMQLAEAQEALMRAEAGIKDAEAEIKLVTTAMAQATEAVAAAKLALETAKKETAAATAAKNEATKAQAGAIPTLTSLCFSPDGLQVAGLDAGGQVRVWSTQTGGPVSQQTVTEVGQTKTISWPTPAGWVITGDNASVLHADEAQAAWKLERTLGSGDDKSAITDRVNALAFSADGKTLAIGSGEPSRSGDILLWALDKNQVMANFTEHHLDSVLCLDFSPDGKLLASGGADKVARITDLATRKVVKVFEGHTHHVLGLSWRYDGRMLATAGADNVVKIWDWTVGDRRKNVDGWDKEITAIGYLGSSDVLATTSGDGKVRLINSAGAEVKSLPGVKDFMNALASSRMGEWLVAGGEEGVLHVWNVASGKEVGRFNTER from the coding sequence ATGAAACGTGTTCTGTTTTGTCTTACTTTTTGTTGGGCCTGCGGGCCGCTGATCCAGGGCGCGACGATCAACTTTGAAAAGCAGCTCTGGCCTGTGCTCAAGGACAATTGTCTGGCCTGTCACAACAAGACCACGACCAAAGGGGAACTGAACATGGAGACCCCTGCGCTGATGATTCAGGGTGGGGAAAATGGCAAGGGCATCGAGGCCGGGCAAGGTGAGAAGAGCCTGATCTATCTGGCCGCCGTCGGTGAATGGGATTCGGAGATGCCACCGAAGAACAACAAGGTGGGGGCGGTGAAGCTGACCTCAGGAGAGCTGGCCCTGCTGAAGCAATGGATTGATGAAGGGGCGCTTTACTCGGCCCGGCAGGAAAAGGTGATTGCCTGGGAGCCGTTGCCTGAGAGCTACCGGCCCATCTATGCCTCCGCCATCACGGCGGACGGCCGTTATGCGGCGGCGGCACGCGGCAATCAGGTGACGCTGTATCATCTGCCGACGGGCACGGCCATGACGCGCCTGACGGATGAGGCCTTGCTGAAGTCCGGCCTGTATCAAAAGCCGGGAGTGGCCCATCGCGACATTGTACCTGCGATGACCTTCAGCCCAGATGGTAGCCATCTGGCGACTGGCAGCTTCCGTGAGGTGAAGATCTGGCGGCGTGAAGAGTCGAAGCCGAAGCCTGTAAATGCTCCGGCAGCTCTGGCGGAAACGAAATTCAGTTTGGCCAGCACCGTCGCAGATACGGTGGCTCTGATGGATAAACCGACGGGCCAAAAGCTGCGTGATTTTAAGCATGGCGCGGCCGTTTCCGCCTTTGTGCTTAGTGCGGACAACCAGCGTCTGGCGACAGCCGGGGCGGATCACCAGGTCAAGATTTGGGAGGTGGCCACGGGCAAGCTGCTGCTGGGCATTCAGGGGGATCTGGCTTCTGCGGTGACCCTGATGGAAAAGGCGGATGCCATTGCCAAAACAACCTCTGAAGCTGCCTGGCAAACCTCGGCGATTGCCAAAGCTGAAAAGGAGGGCACGGATCTCGCCGCTCGATTGAAGAAGGCTAAGGAGTTGGCCGATGCCGCCAGAAAAGAACACGAAGACAAAGCCAAGATGCTGAAACCGAAACAGGAGGCGAAGGTGGCAGCAGACAAGGCACGGGCCGAAACTGAAAGCCTGCTGGCCAAGGTTCCTGAAGGAAAGCCTGACGTGGCCTTGATCCAGAAAAACAAGGAGGCCGGAGCCAAGTCTGAGACGGCGTCAATGCAACTGGCGGAAGCGCAGGAGGCACTGATGCGGGCCGAGGCAGGAATCAAAGATGCGGAGGCTGAAATCAAGCTGGTGACGACAGCGATGGCCCAGGCCACAGAGGCTGTGGCAGCAGCCAAGCTGGCACTGGAAACCGCGAAGAAGGAAACGGCGGCGGCCACTGCAGCGAAGAACGAAGCCACCAAGGCGCAAGCCGGTGCCATCCCAACCCTGACATCCCTTTGTTTTTCACCGGATGGCCTACAGGTCGCGGGGCTGGATGCTGGGGGGCAGGTGCGCGTCTGGTCCACCCAGACAGGCGGGCCGGTGAGCCAGCAAACGGTGACTGAAGTCGGGCAGACAAAAACGATATCATGGCCAACGCCAGCCGGATGGGTGATCACCGGGGACAATGCCAGTGTGCTGCATGCCGATGAGGCGCAGGCAGCGTGGAAGCTGGAACGCACGCTGGGCAGCGGCGATGACAAATCTGCGATCACGGACCGGGTGAATGCCCTGGCCTTTTCAGCCGATGGCAAGACGCTGGCGATTGGCAGCGGCGAACCCTCGCGCAGTGGCGACATCCTCCTTTGGGCATTGGATAAAAATCAAGTGATGGCCAACTTCACGGAGCACCATCTGGACAGCGTGTTATGCCTGGATTTTTCCCCCGATGGGAAGCTGCTGGCCTCCGGCGGGGCCGACAAAGTGGCGCGCATCACCGATCTGGCGACACGCAAGGTGGTGAAGGTCTTTGAAGGCCATACGCATCATGTGTTAGGCCTGTCCTGGCGTTACGATGGCCGGATGCTGGCCACTGCGGGGGCAGACAATGTGGTCAAAATTTGGGACTGGACCGTGGGGGACCGACGCAAGAATGTGGACGGCTGGGACAAGGAGATCACGGCCATTGGTTACCTGGGCAGCAGCGACGTGCTGGCAACGACCTCGGGGGATGGCAAGGTGCGGCTGATCAACAGTGCCGGGGCCGAGGTGAAGTCTCTTCCTGGTGTGAAGGACTTCATGAATGCGCTGGCCTCAAGCCGGATGGGCGAGTGGCTGGTGGCAGGCGGCGAGGAAGGCGTGCTGCACGTGTGGAATGTGGCTTCGGGAAAAGAGGTGGGACGCTTCAACACGGAGCGTTGA